A segment of the uncultured Desulfobulbus sp. genome:
GCCGAAGTTCCACATCCCACTGATTGGATCGCTGGCGCCTCAATGATGGTACGCAGAGAAGTCTTCGCTGAAATAGGTTATTTAGACGACAGCTATTTTCTGTATTTCGAAGAAGAAGATTTCTGTAAAAAAGCAGAAGATGCAGGCTGGCCCTGTTGGTATGTTCCGGAAAGTCGTGTGGTACACCTTGTCGGTATGGCAAGTGGTTTTTCCGACCACCGTAGAAAGCCTCCGCGTAGGCCTGGCTACTGGTTTGAATCAAGACGCAGATTTTTTTTGAAAAATTACGGCAAATATACGCTCGCGCTTGCTGATTTGGCCTGGATGATTGGGTATTCTGTATGGAGAATACGGCGGTTTTTGCAAGGCAAACCTGATACAGATCCACCGTTTTTTCTGAGAGATTTTTTCTCGCATAGCGTTTTTTGCAAGGGGTTTCACTTATGAATAAAACTTTAGGTGTTACCCTTCATTTCTGTCGGCTAATACATGAAGATTGGATCGCTCATGGTAAAGACTGGCGTAAACCGGGTTTCAGAGCCGTTGCTGTCTATCGTTTCGGAGTGTGGCGCATGACAATCCCTTGGTTGGTTCTGCGAGCGCCTTTCAGCATATTGTATCGGATGCTGTTTCGTTTTATGCGTAATTTTTATGGCATAGAGCTCCCCTATTCCGTTCAACTCGGGCGACGGGTTGTTATTGAACATCAGCATGGTATTATTGTTCATGGAGCGGCTGTTATTGGTGATGATTGTATACTCAGGCAAGGCGTAACTATAGGAAACCGGACACTGGACAAACCGCATGAGGCACCGATTATCGAACAGGGGGTCAATGTCGGTGCCGGTGCAAAAATTTTGGGTAACATTACCATAGGACAAGGAGCGTCCATTGGCGCCAACGCAGTGGTTTTACGTGACGTCCCCCCAAAGGCTACTGCCGTTGGTAATCCTGCGGTCATACATACCCGGCGATAGAGCATGGGCGAAGCAATCGGTATCGTCATCATCGGACGCAACGAAGGGGAGCGCCTGAAGCGTTGCCTGCAAAGTGCCATTCAACAAACCTGCTCCATCGTCTACGTCGACTCCGGATCCACCGACGCCAGTGTTGCCTATGCGGAATCACTTGGGATTGACGTACTCCATCTCGACACAACTGAACCGTTCAGTGCAGGTAGAGCAAGAAACGACGGTTTTTACCATCTCGTCCAAAAGCCTCAGACCTTATCGTATATCCAATTTATCGATGGCGACTGTGAACTTGTTGACGGGTGGACTAATTTGGCTCGGCAACAGTTGAAGAAGAACAGTCACTGGGCAGTGGTGGCTGGGAGAAGAAGAGAACGGTACCCTGAAAGATCTATTTATAATCGACTTTGTGATATAGAATGGAATACACCGATAGGAAAGGCACGGGCATGTGGGGGCGACTTTATGATCCGGGTGGAGGCTTTCCTTCAAATCGATGGGTTTAACCCGCAGGTCGTTGCCGGTGAAGAACCCGAACTTTGCTATCGCCTTCGCCAGAGAGGCTGGGAGATCTGGCGGTTAAACCACGACATGACCAGACACGACGCCGCAATCATTCATTTTTCGCAGTGGTGGAAACGTTCTGTCCGGAGCGGCCACGCCTATGCCCAGGGTGTTATGCTGCATGGTAGAGAACAAAGTCATTATTGCGTGTTGGATTCAGTGCGGATTTGGTTTTGGGCATTTTTTCTGCCCCTGGCGATCATCCTGTCCGCATCTATTATTCATCCCAGTTGCTCTTTGCTCATCATGTTCTACCTTATTCCCTTTTTGAGAATAACAGTACGGATGAAATCAAGAACCAAGACTCTAAAAGATGCTGCAGAGTACGCATTTTTCAATATTTTTGGCAAATTACCTCAACTTATCGGCCAGATTTCTTTTATAAAACGAATTCTTTTAAAAAAGAAAATAACTATCATTGAATACAGCTGAAATTTCTTATTAAAATCAAGGTAATAAAATAGAAAAAAGTGTTTTATATAAAAAATTTCATAAGATTTCTTGCTTTTAAAACTGGTAAATTTATTTTTTTGTACAAAAAAATATGCCATCCAGATGGAAATGAATGGGCAGCATTATTAAAAGAGAGAAACTATTTTTATAGCATTGGTAATAATTGCTCAATTCTTATAGATACGAATATTACCGACCCAAAATACGTTAAAATTGGAAATAATTGCCAATTCTCCGTATGTACAATCCTAGGCCATGATGGTTCTATTGCGATGATCAACAGAGCATATAAAATAAAGCTTGATTCTGTTGGAAAAGTTGTGATCAAAGATAACGTTTTTATCGGCCATGGCGCCATAATCCTCCCGGGAGTGACCATTGGTCCAAATGCTATTGTCGCCGCCGGAAGCGTAGTGTCAAAAAATGTTGCGGAAAACAGTATAGTTGCCGGTGTCCCAGCTCGTACAATAGGAACTCTTCATGATTTTGTTGAAAAATTGAAAATCAGAACAAAACAATATCCTTGGAATGATCTTATACAACAAAGGTCAGGTGCCTTTGATGAGTCAATGGAGCCGGAACTAGTCCAACAAAGAGTGAAATATTTTTTTGATAATGAAAAATAATTATGTCCTCATATCGCCATGTCGCAATGAAGAGCAATTCATGCAACGCACTTTGAATAGTGTTCTTGCCC
Coding sequences within it:
- a CDS encoding glycosyltransferase, which produces MGEAIGIVIIGRNEGERLKRCLQSAIQQTCSIVYVDSGSTDASVAYAESLGIDVLHLDTTEPFSAGRARNDGFYHLVQKPQTLSYIQFIDGDCELVDGWTNLARQQLKKNSHWAVVAGRRRERYPERSIYNRLCDIEWNTPIGKARACGGDFMIRVEAFLQIDGFNPQVVAGEEPELCYRLRQRGWEIWRLNHDMTRHDAAIIHFSQWWKRSVRSGHAYAQGVMLHGREQSHYCVLDSVRIWFWAFFLPLAIILSASIIHPSCSLLIMFYLIPFLRITVRMKSRTKTLKDAAEYAFFNIFGKLPQLIGQISFIKRILLKKKITIIEYS
- a CDS encoding serine O-acetyltransferase, translating into MNKTLGVTLHFCRLIHEDWIAHGKDWRKPGFRAVAVYRFGVWRMTIPWLVLRAPFSILYRMLFRFMRNFYGIELPYSVQLGRRVVIEHQHGIIVHGAAVIGDDCILRQGVTIGNRTLDKPHEAPIIEQGVNVGAGAKILGNITIGQGASIGANAVVLRDVPPKATAVGNPAVIHTRR
- a CDS encoding acyltransferase; translated protein: MFYIKNFIRFLAFKTGKFIFLYKKICHPDGNEWAALLKERNYFYSIGNNCSILIDTNITDPKYVKIGNNCQFSVCTILGHDGSIAMINRAYKIKLDSVGKVVIKDNVFIGHGAIILPGVTIGPNAIVAAGSVVSKNVAENSIVAGVPARTIGTLHDFVEKLKIRTKQYPWNDLIQQRSGAFDESMEPELVQQRVKYFFDNEK